One window from the genome of Phycisphaerales bacterium encodes:
- a CDS encoding glycosyltransferase family 4 protein yields MPTTCFVSYELHPTTIGGAGVLIHHAAEALLRADHEVVFLLDVPADAFARLLSEHVGRFPHPERVRAYRVEELCAEIPLRQGAFECVFQWKSYQFAWAIARLLERERVDFVELFEYCGAGYYALVNRLYAPEAGGPGPVLGARLHGSLEVLDRDGQGAVRDRDRYLMHGLERRGLALAEAVLAPSRTYYERYYREHYGIEPERVVVSSPPKQAFPRVTRRPSVSGGDGAFSIAFIGRMFHLKGVDQLVNACVMLMKQRPGLQFTVDLIGYDSVGQSVPGSYTAYLRTLIPAGLRGRFNFLGQLPHAEIAERLNDALFAVFPNRVESFCYALHEVYDAGVPVVINDLPAFGDFFTHGKNALVYDGTTRGLVEAMARLIDDGVLREGLCRPYAVAEEGIGGFYDSPRALRPLGTRRCEVEPLVVVLGDGSARGAWPVLPALRAQTAQPGRVLCFSPAEADAVGAVGVVRWLGRAWTITDAAGEAVDPSDAVTASALAVLQAGDEPAPEWLERCVRALSRSGAAFAGTWLSSGGAVRPLTTDTAPELHPFEHGESVARVLVRTEPGVLLGELLDSSLGALGHTGLVWSAVGRHGHGTLLPEALLQVQEQAAPANPAELQALIMRFGEPFGERLAHLAGLMHARAAAAPQAHPPTTHQKIQMADELGGSLLAKMAIKKLAKRARPNARKS; encoded by the coding sequence GTGCCGACCACGTGCTTCGTTTCCTACGAGCTGCACCCCACGACCATCGGCGGGGCTGGCGTGCTCATCCACCACGCGGCGGAGGCGCTGCTGCGGGCCGATCACGAGGTCGTGTTCCTGCTTGACGTTCCGGCGGACGCGTTCGCGCGGCTGCTGAGCGAGCACGTGGGGCGGTTCCCGCACCCGGAGCGCGTGCGGGCGTACCGCGTGGAGGAGCTGTGCGCGGAGATCCCGCTCAGGCAGGGCGCGTTCGAGTGCGTGTTCCAGTGGAAGAGCTACCAGTTCGCCTGGGCGATCGCGCGGCTGCTGGAGCGGGAGCGGGTCGACTTCGTCGAGCTGTTTGAGTACTGCGGGGCCGGGTACTACGCGCTGGTGAACCGGTTGTACGCGCCGGAGGCGGGCGGGCCTGGGCCGGTGCTGGGGGCTCGTCTGCACGGTTCGCTGGAGGTGCTGGATCGGGACGGGCAGGGGGCGGTGCGCGACCGCGACCGGTACCTGATGCACGGCCTGGAGCGGCGGGGGCTGGCGCTGGCGGAGGCGGTGCTGGCGCCCAGCCGCACGTACTACGAGCGGTATTACCGGGAGCACTACGGCATCGAACCAGAGCGGGTGGTCGTGAGCAGCCCGCCGAAGCAGGCTTTCCCGCGGGTGACGCGGAGGCCGAGCGTGAGTGGGGGGGACGGGGCGTTCTCGATCGCGTTCATCGGGCGGATGTTCCACCTCAAGGGTGTGGACCAGCTGGTGAACGCGTGCGTGATGCTGATGAAGCAGCGGCCGGGCCTCCAGTTCACGGTTGATCTGATCGGGTACGACAGCGTCGGCCAGAGCGTGCCCGGGAGCTACACGGCGTACCTGCGGACGCTGATACCGGCGGGGCTGCGGGGGCGGTTCAACTTTCTGGGGCAGCTGCCGCATGCGGAGATTGCCGAGCGGCTGAATGATGCGCTGTTCGCGGTGTTTCCGAATCGTGTCGAATCGTTCTGCTACGCGCTGCACGAGGTGTACGACGCGGGTGTGCCGGTGGTCATCAACGACCTGCCGGCGTTCGGGGACTTCTTCACGCACGGGAAGAACGCGCTGGTGTACGACGGCACGACGCGGGGGCTGGTGGAGGCGATGGCGCGGCTGATCGATGATGGGGTGCTGCGGGAGGGGCTGTGCAGGCCGTACGCGGTGGCGGAGGAGGGGATCGGCGGGTTTTATGACTCGCCGCGGGCGCTGCGGCCGTTGGGGACGCGTCGGTGTGAGGTCGAGCCGCTGGTGGTGGTGCTGGGGGATGGCTCGGCGCGGGGGGCGTGGCCCGTGCTGCCGGCGCTGAGGGCGCAGACGGCGCAGCCGGGGCGGGTGCTGTGCTTCTCGCCGGCGGAGGCTGATGCGGTCGGCGCGGTGGGGGTTGTGCGGTGGCTGGGGCGGGCGTGGACGATCACGGACGCGGCGGGTGAGGCGGTTGATCCGTCGGATGCGGTGACGGCGTCGGCGCTGGCGGTGCTGCAGGCGGGCGATGAGCCGGCGCCCGAGTGGCTGGAGCGGTGCGTGCGGGCGCTGTCGCGCTCGGGCGCGGCGTTCGCCGGCACGTGGCTGAGCAGCGGCGGCGCGGTGAGGCCGCTGACGACGGACACCGCGCCCGAGCTCCACCCCTTCGAGCATGGGGAGTCGGTGGCGCGGGTGCTTGTGCGGACCGAGCCGGGGGTGCTGCTGGGCGAGCTGCTGGACTCGAGCCTTGGGGCGCTGGGGCACACGGGGCTGGTGTGGTCGGCGGTTGGGCGGCATGGGCACGGCACGCTGCTGCCGGAGGCGCTGCTGCAAGTTCAGGAGCAGGCGGCGCCGGCGAACCCGGCGGAACTCCAGGCCCTCATCATGCGGTTCGGGGAGCCCTTCGGCGAGCGTCTGGCGCACCTCGCGGGGCTGATGCACGCGAGGGCGGCGGCGGCTCCGCAGGCCCACCCGCCCACGACGCACCAGAAGATTCAGATGGCGGATGAGCTCGGCGGCAGCCTGCTCGCCAAGATGGCGATCAAGAAGCTGGCCAAGCGGGCGCGGCCAAACGCCAGGAAGTCCTGA
- a CDS encoding complex I subunit 1 family protein yields MQAPSWLTAQLIVSVVTNIIVVHVILVTCAYLIYLERKISAYIQDRIGPNRVGFDFGIPQLGKLKGALGLGQSLADGLKFILKEDYTPNRVDKVMFTLAPGIIIVPALIGFIIIPWGGSWMVGDFTIPLINMTIPGGLVQVSGANINIGIVYLLAVASLGVYGVALGGWASNNKYSFLGGLRATAQMISYEIPLGLALLATLLLVGSVYPETILRHQATHGWLIFSQPLGALLFFIAILAEANRAPFDNAEAEQELVGGYHTEYSAMRFALFFLAEYSHMVTSSAFFAMLFLGGYQLSPWGGLWDGGWTSPDAVVGFGPALVKFLVFFGKVILLIAFMMLIRWTIPRLRYDQIMTMAWQLVIPTALALVVAISVLVYLGYTSTVAMLLANVGIIVLVLAAAPLFSRGPANRKIPLYGSRFSPMPGERVSTAPTEPAALQEHAG; encoded by the coding sequence ATGCAAGCCCCCAGCTGGCTCACGGCGCAGCTCATCGTTTCCGTTGTCACCAACATCATCGTGGTCCACGTGATCCTGGTGACCTGCGCCTACCTCATCTACCTCGAGCGGAAGATCTCCGCCTACATCCAGGACCGCATCGGGCCCAACCGCGTGGGGTTCGACTTCGGCATCCCGCAGCTGGGGAAGCTGAAGGGGGCGCTGGGGCTGGGGCAGTCGCTGGCGGACGGGCTCAAGTTCATCCTTAAGGAGGACTACACGCCCAACCGCGTGGACAAGGTGATGTTCACGCTGGCCCCGGGCATCATCATCGTGCCGGCGCTGATCGGGTTCATCATCATCCCGTGGGGCGGGTCGTGGATGGTGGGGGACTTCACGATTCCGCTGATCAACATGACGATCCCCGGCGGGCTGGTGCAGGTGTCGGGCGCGAACATCAACATCGGCATCGTGTACCTGCTCGCGGTCGCGTCGCTGGGGGTGTACGGCGTGGCGCTTGGCGGGTGGGCGAGCAACAACAAGTACTCGTTCCTGGGCGGCCTGCGTGCCACGGCCCAGATGATCTCCTACGAGATCCCGCTCGGGCTGGCCCTGCTCGCGACGCTGCTGCTGGTGGGCTCGGTGTACCCCGAGACGATCCTGCGGCACCAGGCGACGCATGGTTGGCTGATCTTCAGCCAGCCGCTCGGAGCGCTGCTGTTCTTCATCGCGATCCTGGCGGAAGCGAACCGGGCGCCCTTCGACAACGCCGAGGCGGAGCAGGAGCTCGTCGGCGGCTACCACACCGAGTACAGCGCGATGCGGTTTGCGCTGTTCTTCCTGGCCGAGTACTCGCACATGGTGACGAGCTCGGCGTTCTTCGCGATGCTGTTCCTGGGCGGGTACCAGCTTTCGCCGTGGGGCGGGCTGTGGGACGGCGGGTGGACGAGCCCGGACGCGGTGGTGGGCTTCGGGCCGGCGCTGGTCAAGTTCCTGGTGTTCTTCGGGAAGGTGATCCTGCTGATCGCGTTCATGATGCTGATCCGCTGGACGATCCCCCGCCTGCGGTACGACCAGATCATGACGATGGCGTGGCAGCTGGTGATCCCCACCGCGCTGGCGCTGGTGGTGGCGATCAGCGTGCTGGTCTACCTGGGCTACACGAGCACGGTGGCGATGCTGCTGGCGAACGTTGGGATCATCGTCCTGGTGCTGGCGGCGGCGCCGCTGTTCTCGCGGGGGCCGGCGAACCGCAAGATCCCGCTGTACGGCTCACGGTTCAGCCCCATGCCCGGTGAGCGCGTGAGCACGGCCCCGACGGAGCCGGCCGCGCTGCAGGAGCACGCGGGCTGA
- a CDS encoding cobalamin-dependent protein (Presence of a B(12) (cobalamin)-binding domain implies dependence on cobalamin itself, in one of its several forms, or in some unusual lineages, dependence on a cobalamin-like analog.) — protein MSQEVLVERLFETLIAGDRQAARALVQETISQGVSAETILADLFWPAHETIEKLHKSDQMTAVTYQMATRLLRMLVDQQAARLKVPTIRERTVFAACGPSQGEELAGQMAVDMLEANGFDVTFTGGGIPADEIMAEVQARRPDILLLFASAASDLPGIRRIINNLRENGACANTRILVGGGVFNRADGLAEEMGADLWAYSPSDVVDLLINDPVGRGEELREVASPARKRKTRAA, from the coding sequence ATGAGCCAGGAAGTGCTTGTCGAGCGTCTGTTCGAAACCCTCATCGCCGGTGACCGTCAGGCCGCCCGGGCCCTCGTGCAGGAGACCATCAGCCAGGGCGTCTCCGCCGAGACCATCCTCGCCGACCTCTTCTGGCCGGCCCACGAAACCATCGAGAAGCTCCACAAGTCCGACCAGATGACCGCCGTCACCTACCAGATGGCCACCCGCCTCCTTCGGATGCTGGTTGACCAGCAGGCCGCCCGCCTCAAGGTGCCCACGATCCGCGAGCGGACCGTCTTCGCGGCCTGCGGCCCCAGCCAGGGGGAGGAGCTCGCCGGCCAGATGGCCGTGGACATGCTCGAGGCGAACGGCTTCGACGTGACCTTTACCGGCGGGGGCATCCCCGCCGACGAGATCATGGCCGAGGTGCAGGCCCGCCGCCCGGACATCCTGCTGCTGTTCGCCTCCGCGGCGAGCGACCTGCCCGGCATCCGCCGCATCATCAACAACCTCCGCGAGAACGGGGCGTGCGCCAACACCCGCATCCTGGTGGGCGGCGGCGTCTTCAACCGCGCCGACGGCCTCGCCGAGGAGATGGGCGCCGACCTCTGGGCCTACAGCCCCTCGGACGTGGTGGACCTGCTCATCAACGACCCCGTCGGGCGCGGCGAGGAGCTGCGCGAGGTTGCCTCCCCCGCCCGCAAGCGGAAGACCCGCGCCGCCTGA
- a CDS encoding DVUA0089 family protein produces the protein MRLKVATAFVLCAAAVAQASPRESLTFTNVISDGLENAATNSVITQTLVGGYTVSKVRVVGTLTSVNLATYESEAIFKITPPGGEPVYVQMSGADDEFTTINFDATLYLPAPIANSTGAWEVRFFETYDDAGQDARWDNLTVTLDDEPVGHIEQGDSGDLPATAQVPAGSGTLYTIFGSIGPGIEDLYKIQICDPANFVVTTVGGTGLDTRLFIFDTAGNGVLYNDDYEASATEYYYQSRIHNTGVLTAGEYYVGVSVFQRMARNSTGQDMWLNLPYEAVRAPDGPGAASPLAAWGGTAFETTGEYVLSLTGACFIPTGPVCGPQDFNGDGDSGTDQDIEAFFACLGGSCCDTCYAGGADFNGDGDTGTDQDIESFFRVLGGNPC, from the coding sequence ATGCGTTTGAAGGTTGCAACGGCGTTCGTGTTGTGTGCGGCAGCGGTGGCCCAGGCCTCCCCCCGTGAGAGCCTGACTTTTACCAACGTGATCAGCGATGGCCTGGAGAATGCCGCCACCAACTCGGTGATCACCCAGACCCTGGTGGGCGGCTACACGGTCAGCAAGGTCCGCGTGGTTGGCACGCTCACCTCCGTCAACCTCGCCACTTACGAGAGCGAGGCGATCTTCAAGATCACCCCTCCCGGCGGCGAACCCGTGTACGTGCAGATGTCCGGCGCCGATGACGAGTTCACGACGATCAACTTCGACGCGACGCTGTACCTGCCCGCGCCGATCGCCAACTCCACGGGCGCGTGGGAGGTCCGGTTCTTCGAGACCTACGACGACGCCGGCCAGGACGCCCGCTGGGACAATCTGACCGTCACTCTCGACGACGAGCCCGTCGGCCACATCGAGCAAGGCGACTCCGGTGACCTGCCCGCGACCGCGCAGGTGCCCGCCGGCAGCGGCACGCTGTACACCATCTTCGGCAGCATCGGCCCCGGCATCGAAGACCTGTACAAGATCCAGATCTGCGACCCCGCCAACTTCGTGGTCACCACGGTCGGCGGCACGGGCCTGGACACCCGCCTGTTCATCTTCGACACCGCCGGCAACGGCGTGCTCTATAACGACGACTACGAGGCCAGCGCCACCGAGTACTACTACCAGTCCCGCATCCACAACACCGGCGTGCTCACCGCGGGCGAGTACTACGTGGGCGTCAGCGTGTTCCAGCGCATGGCCCGCAACAGCACCGGTCAGGACATGTGGCTCAACCTCCCGTACGAGGCCGTGCGGGCGCCCGACGGCCCCGGCGCCGCCAGCCCCCTCGCGGCCTGGGGCGGCACCGCCTTTGAGACCACCGGCGAGTACGTGCTCAGCCTGACCGGCGCCTGCTTCATCCCCACCGGCCCGGTGTGCGGCCCGCAGGACTTCAACGGCGACGGCGACAGCGGCACCGACCAGGACATCGAGGCCTTCTTCGCCTGCCTCGGCGGCTCCTGCTGCGACACCTGCTACGCCGGCGGCGCCGACTTCAATGGTGACGGCGACACCGGCACCGACCAGGACATCGAGTCCTTCTTCCGCGTGCTCGGCGGCAACCCCTGCTGA
- the ubiE gene encoding bifunctional demethylmenaquinone methyltransferase/2-methoxy-6-polyprenyl-1,4-benzoquinol methylase UbiE translates to MSAEFRNGSGQRNGEAVAWTDPELTNPHQSAEKAAKVRGMFGAIAGSYDLNNRVHSLWQDQRWRRAGVRAASVKPGDEVLDVACGTGDLTQLFARTHAKRVIGLDFTPAMLEVAREKLPGERAEVASKVQYMEGDAMALPFDNATFDVVSIGFGIRNVSEPPKAIAEFARVLRPGGRLVILEFAQPRNPLMRWFNGLYCARIMPRTATVISGDKTGAYKYLPASVGTFWTPRQMQEALEHAGFRDVTARPMTMGICVCYRALRP, encoded by the coding sequence ATGAGTGCGGAGTTCAGGAACGGCTCAGGACAGCGGAACGGCGAGGCTGTGGCCTGGACCGACCCCGAACTCACCAACCCGCACCAGTCGGCCGAGAAGGCCGCCAAGGTCCGTGGGATGTTCGGTGCCATCGCCGGCAGCTACGACCTCAACAACCGCGTCCACTCCCTCTGGCAGGACCAGCGCTGGCGCCGCGCCGGCGTCCGCGCCGCCTCCGTCAAACCCGGCGACGAGGTGCTCGACGTCGCCTGCGGCACCGGCGACCTCACGCAGCTCTTCGCCCGCACCCACGCCAAGCGCGTCATCGGCCTGGACTTCACCCCCGCGATGCTCGAGGTCGCCCGCGAGAAACTACCCGGCGAACGCGCCGAAGTGGCCAGCAAGGTGCAGTACATGGAGGGCGACGCCATGGCGCTGCCCTTCGACAACGCCACCTTCGACGTCGTCTCTATCGGGTTCGGCATCCGCAACGTGAGCGAGCCGCCGAAGGCCATCGCCGAGTTTGCCCGCGTGCTCCGCCCCGGCGGGCGTCTCGTCATTCTGGAGTTCGCCCAGCCCCGCAATCCGCTCATGCGGTGGTTCAACGGCCTGTATTGCGCCCGCATCATGCCCCGCACCGCCACCGTCATCAGCGGCGACAAGACCGGGGCCTACAAGTACCTGCCCGCCTCCGTGGGCACCTTCTGGACGCCCCGCCAGATGCAGGAAGCCCTTGAGCACGCGGGCTTTAGGGACGTCACCGCCCGCCCCATGACGATGGGCATCTGCGTGTGTTACCGGGCCCTCAGGCCCTGA